GGCAAGCGCGACGCGTCGACGTGGAGCTCGCGGAAGCGCACGAGCGGCTCGGCCCCGCGCGCGGCGCTCCGTCCGAAGAGCGAGCCTCCCTTTCCGAGCTTGATGAGCGACACGACCTCGTCGCCGCTCCACGCCGAGAGCCCCGAGAGCGCCGGCGAGCCCTTGGTGGGGGCCTTCGGGTCCTGCTTCTCGAGCGTCGGGAGGTCGGGGAGCGGCGGCGCCGATGGCCTCGCGCGGAGCGCCGGAGGAGCCTTCGCGGGAGACGTGTCGGTGGCGAGGAGATCGGCCGGCCCCGCGTCGATCGCCGCGGCCTCGGGGCGCGACGAGCGCGAGCACGCGGCGAGGGAGACGAGCAACGGTAGGAGGACGAGCACACGCACGGTGATCATGAGGGTACATGCACGGCGCGCGTGGCGGCAGCTCCGGCGCGCGGCATGTCGGCACATCGAGGCGTTTCTCAGGGCCCCCGTGCCGGGGCCGAGGCTCGTCCTGGTCCTCGGGCTCGTGGTCGCCGGATGTGTGCGCCTCTCCCACGCGAGGGCGCCGACATCCCCCCGCGCGCGGCGGAGGCCATGTACCATCCCGAGGATGGCGGAGCTTCGCCCAGGCGCCACCGTCGGTCGCTTCCGGCTCGAGCGAGAGGTCGCGCGAGGCGGCATGGGCGCGGTGTGGGCGGCGCGCGACCCCGAGGCGAACGGCCGGCTCGTGGCGCTGAAGACCGTGATCGCGACCAAGAGCTCCGAGAAGCTCTCGCAGCTCTTCGTGGAGGAGGCGCGCATCGCGCGCGCCGTGCGCCACCCGAACCTCGTCGAGCTCTACGAGGCCGGCGAAGAGCGAGGGGTGCCCTACCTCGCGATGGAGTGGGTGGAGGGCCTCACGCTGAGGGCGCTCGCCATGCGCCCCGAGGAGCTCCCGCTCTCGGTGATCCTGCGCATCTGCATGGAGGCGTGCGACGGGCTACACGCCGTGCACGAGGCCCGCACCGACGACGGCGCGCCGCTCGACGTCGTTCACCGCGACGTGTCGCCGCACAACCTGCTCGTGAGCATCGAGGGGCGCGTGAAGGTGATCGACTTCGGCATCGCGAAGGCCAAGGGGCGCATCGCCACCGAGACCACCGACGGCGTGCTCCGCGGGAAGGTTCGGTACATGTCGCCCGAGCACGCGCGCGGGAGCCGGCTCGACCGCCGCGCCGACGTCTGGTCGCTCGGGGTCACGTTGCTCGAGGTCACCACGGGCACGACGCCCTTCGCCGGCGAGCACGACGTGGCGACCCTCGTGCAGCTCCTGTCGGCCGAGCCCACGATCCCCGACCACCCTCGCCTACCCCCGTGCGTGAAGGCGATCGTCGAGCGCGCGCTCCGACGCCTCCCCGACGAGCGTTACCCCACGGCGCGCGAGATGGGCACGGCGATCGAGACGGCGATCGCGACGCTCGGCGAGAAGATCACGCGGCGCGGGGTGGCGCGCGTGGTGAGGCTCCGGCTCGGCACGACGAAGACCGAAGCGCTCCCCGCGCCGAGCTTCTACGGCGAAGACGAAGAGGACGTCGCGCCCACCGCGCTCCTCAAGTCCCCGCTGCGCGCGCCCTCGCCCGAGGCCCTCCGGCGCAGCGAAGAGAACACCCGCGAGGCGACGCCGCCGGCCCACGTGCTGCCCTCCCCGGCACGAGGGTTCGCGCCTCCGGCGTCCTCCGGTCGATCGAACGGGAGGTTCGACGAGCCGCGCGTGGGGCCGCTGCCCGGCTCCGAGAACGAAGAGCTCACGGACGAAGAGCTCACGAACGTCCGCTCGATCGACGTCGTGGTACCTGCGTCTGCGCCACCGACGGACGCGCGGCCCCGAGGAGCCGTCGCGAGCAACGCGCACGCGCCAACGCCGACGCCCGCCGCGCCGAGTCGGCCCAAGACGGTGCCGCTTCCCCCGCCGGCGCCCTCGGTGCCTCCACCGCCCCCTCCGCCACCCTCGCTCGCCCCGGCCGAGTCCCCGGCGGCCGCGGCTCCCCCGCCGGCGCGCGTCACGAAGCCGCGGCACGACGCACCGACGTTCAAGATCTCGCGGCCAGGCCGAACGAGGCGCATCACGCCGTTCGTAGTGGTGGCCTTGGCGCTGTCGCTCGGGATCGGCGCGGCGAGCTACGTCGCGAGCGGGAGCAAGAGCTCTGCGACGCCCCCGATCGCGAGCGCCGCGGCGCCTTCCGCCACCCCTGCCGAGAGCGAGAGCGAGGCGATCGCGATCGTCGCCCCCGAACCTCCGCCCACCGCGTCGGCCGCTCCCGATGCCTCGGCTTCGGCGCACACCGCCAAAACACCGGTCGGGCACCCGAACCCGAAGAAGAAGAAGAAATGACCCGCCGGCCTCACCGAATGGCGTAGTCGAGGGTCATCGGCTGACCGCGGCGGTTCACCGAGAGGGTGAGCTTGTCGGCCGTTCGGAGGCGCGCGTACGCCTCGAAGATCTTCTCGGGGGTCGTGAGCTCGAACCCGTTGATCGCGCCGAGCCGGTCACCGTTCTCGACGCCGAGGAGGGCGAGCAGCGAGTCGGGGCGGACGCCGAAGAGCCGAAGACCCACGACTCTTCCGCCTTCTTGCTCGGGTACGACACGCGCGCGCAGCAGCTCCGCCGGGTTCTCGAGGATCTTCTCGACGACGCCGCGATCGATCGCGTGCTCGGTGGCGCTCACGCGCACGATGCCCTTGCGGAGGACCGGATCGATCCCCGCAGCGCCGGGCGCGGGTGCCGAGGAGGTCGCGGGTGGCTTCGGCGCCTCGCCGCCCCCATCGTGCAAGCCCACTTGGCAGAGCGCGGCGCCCTCGCGGAGCCAAACGCGGTCCCACCCGACGAAGTGCACCGTCTTTCGGCCGATCGCTCCACCGCGGCGCAAGAGCCGATTTCTCGGCGTTTCGGACGACGACAGCACCGTGAGGGACCAGTCCGGCTCGGAGGATGCGGTGATCACACGGACGGTCACACCTTCGCACCGCGGTGCGTGCATCGGATCCAGGTCGAGGGCGACGGGCTCGCCGTCGGCGGGGTCCTGGGCGTCGAGCGGGCCCGTCTCGTGGTCGAACGGGTTCCGCGCCAAGATGGCAGCGGCCGCCGTGGTGTGGGGGGCGGCGGGGGCCGATGGCAGGGGCGCGGCACCCGAGGGCGCCTCGGCCAGTCGAGCGGCATCGGGAGTGAGGAATAGCGCGCCGGCAAACGCTGTCACCGTCTTCGCCGAGACGAAGGCGAGCGCCGCGAGCGGGCCGAGCCAGAGACCACCAAAACGCCGTCGAACCGCGTGAGAGGCGAGCATGACGCTCGGCCTTGCGGAACCCGTGCCACGCGCGAACGAGGCCCTCTGGCCGCGCAAAGCGAGGATCCTCGCCACTTTGGCGAAGACGTGGGCCGCGGGCCGAGCCCCCGGTGACAGCCTGTCAGTGAGGCAGGACGGCGGGTCCCTGAAGGGTCGTCGCTTTGCGCGCGGACTCGAAACGAACGAAACCGAGTGGGCCTTTCGCCCCGCTCACGGGAGCTTCGCGGCCTCGGCTCCCACGCGGGCAATGAGCTCCGGCAGCGCCTTCTTCTGGGCCTGGGCGCGAAGGAAATCGGGGACCGCCGTGTTCGGCTCGGCGTGCACCGAGTACGTGACGAGGCTCGTCTTGCCCTCGGGGTCGGCGGCCTCGACCTCCCAGCTCCCGTCGTTCACCGAGTAGTCGCCGCTCACGAGCTTCCACCGGCGAGACATCTTGCGCTCGCTCTCCTGGTGCACGGCCTCGGTGACGGCGGTGAGGTTCGAGAGCGGGAACGGCAACGAGAGCGTGACCTCGCACGTATGTTTGTTGCCGACCTTCGACACGAGGCGGGACTTTGCCACGCGCGGCATGCGGCTCGCGTACTTCGAGCAGTCGGACACGATGGCCCACACCTTGCGCGGCGGCTCGGGCAGGTGCGCGCGCACGACGATCTTCGGCGTGGTGCTGTTGGGCACCGAGTAGACCATCACCTGCGGCTGCCCGATGGGCGGGAGCGGGGCGTCGGCCGTGGCCGAGCCGGGCACGAACGCCGCGGCGACGAGGAGGGAGGAGACCACGAGGGCGCGACGAACGAACGACGTCATACGACCCGCTCTAGCTCGAACGGCGCGTCCGGGCCCCCGCCGAGCCGCCGTGGGACTCGAGCGAGACGAAACCGGAGCCACGCCGTCCGGCCGATCCCGCAGTCTCGTGCTGCGGGGGGGCGCGCGGCGGCTCCTCACGAGAGGCGATTCTTGATACATTTCGAGCACTTGGGAGATGACGGGTGTTCGCTGAAGGGCCGCGCCTCTACGCTCCCGCCATGCTTGGCCTCGCGAGGGCGCAGTTCGCGCTCACCATCATGTTCCACTACCTGTTCCCGCCGCTCTCCATCGGGCTCGGGGCGCTCATGGTGGTGATGGAGGGCCTTTACCTCCGCACGAAGGACCCGACGTGGTCCAAGCTCGTTCGGTTCTGGAGCCGCATCTTCGCCGTCAACTTCGCGGTCGGCGTGGCCTCGGGCATCGTCATGGAGATGCAGTTCGGCACGAACTGGGCGACATACTCCCGCTTCGTGGGGGACGTGTTCGGCTCGGCGCTCGCGGCCGAGGGCATCTTCGCGTTCTTCCTCGAGTCGGGCTTCTTGGCGGTGCTCGTCTTCGGGTGGGACAGGGTCTCTCCGCGCATGCACTTCTTCGCGACGTGCATGGTCTTCACGGGCTCCGTGTTCTCGTCGGTGTGGATCGTGATCGCGAACTCGTGGCAGCAGACCCCCGCGGGGCACCACATCGTCGGCGAGGGCGCCGCGCGGCGGGCCGAGATCGTGGACTTCTGGGCGATGGTGCACAACCCGTCGGCCATGCCGCGCCTCGCGCACGTCTTGCTCGGGGCGTTCATCCTCGGCGGCTTCTTCGTCGCGAGCGTCTCGGCGTACCACGTGCTCCGCGGCATCGAGGCCGAGGCGAGCAAGCGCGCCCTCACCCTCGCGCTCGCGTTCGCCTTCGCGTCGAACGTGGCCATGGGCCTGTCGGGCCACGAGCAGGCGAACGTGGTGGCCGAGCACCAGCCCGCGAAGCTCGCCGCGTTCGAGGGCCATTTTCGCACCTCGAACGAGGGTGTGCCGCTCTACCTCTTCGGCGTCCCCGACGTGGACGCGGGGCGCGTGCGCTACGGCGTGGGCATCCCCGGCATGCTCAGCGTGCTCGTCAAAGGCGACCCGAACGCGCCGCTGCCTGCGCTCGACTCCGTGCCCCCCGAGGATCGCCCGCCGGTGCCCGTCCCCTTCACGGCGTACCACGTCATGATCACTCTCGCGGGCGCCATGACCGGCCTGTCGGCGCTCGCGCTCTTCTTCCGCGCCCGAGGCACCCTCTTCGAGAAGCGGTGGCTCCTCCGCGCCCTCGTGCCCGCCGTCGTCATGCCGTACGTGGCGAACCAAGCGGGCTGGGTCGCGGCCGAGGTGGGGCGCCAGCCGTGGGTCGTCTACGGGCTCCTCCGCACGAAGGACGCGGCCTCCAAGGTCGTGCACACGGAGCAGATCGCTATTTCGATCGCCGTCTTCTCGGTGCTCTACCTCGCGCTCTTCGCGGTGTGGCTCGTCGTGCTCACGGACAAAATCCTGCACGGCCCCGGCTACGCCCCGAAGCCCGAAGACGACCCCGACGCGGGCGGCGAGGGGCTCCTCGCGGCGGCCGCGGCGCTCGCGGACCCGGCCTCGCCCGAGTCTCTCACGGCACCCGCCGAGCGCGCGTCGAAGGAGGCCACGTGAGCGGGCTCCACGTCTTCTGGTTCGTGATGCTGGGCATCCTGCTCACCGGGTACGCCGTGCTCGACGGCTTCGATCTCGGCGTCGGCGTGCTGCACCTCTTCGCGCGGGGCGATCGCGAGCGGCGCGTGCTCTTGAACTCGATCGGCCCGCTCTGGGACGGAAACGAGGTCTGGCTCGTGACCTTCGGCGGCGCGCTCTTCGCGGCCTTCCCGAGGGCGTACGCCACGGCCCTCTCCGGCTTCTATTTGCCCGTGATGGCGCTCCTCGCGAGCCTCATCGGGCGGGCCATTTCGATCGAGTTTCGCAGCAAGCGCAAGGGACGTGCATGGCGCACGTATTGGGACGTCTCGTTCTTCCTCTCGAGCACGCTCGCGGTCTTCGTGATGGGCGTCATGGCGGGGCACGTCGTGCGTGGCGTCCCGCTCGACGAAGAGGGCGAGTACGCCGGTGTGCTCGCGGATTTGCTCACGCCCTACCCCTTGCTCGTCGGGCTCCTCGCTGTGGCGGCTTCGGCCATGCACGGCGCGGTGTACCTCGCGCTGAAGACCGAGGGAGAGCTGCTCGAGCGCGTGCGCGGGTGGGCGTGGCGCGCGTTCTTCGTGTTCCTCGCGCTCTACGTCACGGTCACGGTCGCGACGCTCGTGACGATCCCGCACGTGCTCGTGAATTTCCGCGCGTACCCGGTCGCGTGGGTCATCGTGGGGCTCAACGTGCTCGCTGTGGCGAACGTGCCGCGCGCCCTCCACCACGGGAAGCCCGGCTGGGCATTCGTGTCGACGGGGGCGCTCGTCGCGGCGCTCGCGTTCCTGCTCGCGATGGCCATCTTCCCGAACCTCGTCTTCGATCCGTGGCACCCGGAGCGCTCGCTCACGGTCGCGAAGGCCGCCTCCTCGGACGACACGCTCCGCCTCATGCGCGTCATCGCCTTCATGGGCCTGCCCTTCATCGCGACCTACACGTTCATCGTCTACTGGGTCTTCCGCGGAAAGACGAAGCTCGACACCTTCAGCTACTGAGGTCGTCCGGCGGGCCCGCCGCGACGCGCGTTCGTCGCGTGTTCCCCGTCGAGGCGTGTTCGCCGTCGAGGCCGCGATCGTCGGCTCTCCGATCACGCGTTCGCGCACGAAATGAAGGAGGACATCCGCGGTCGGATCTGGTCCGGGTCGGTCTCGGCGGTCGAATCTGGTCTCGGTCCCGGATCGGTTCCCGGGTCTTCCCGGTAGCGCTTCCCACCGCCCTCGGGCCGCAGGCGTGGCACACTCGGACCATGAGCGACGACGCGGCGGACTTCGTGCAAATGAGCCACCCTCGGTCCCACCGGCTCTTCAAGGTGGAGCGCCGCGGCAGGTCGATCGTGATCGGGTACGAGCCGCACCAAGAGGTCGTGCAGTGTGTCAGCGTCGCGGCCGCGCGCGAGGAGCTCGCGCAGCGCGTGCGGGTCCAGGTGCGTCGCGGCTTCGTCGACGTGCGTGCGAAATACACGGCGCCCGAGCCCCCTCCTCCGCCTCCTCGCGATCTGCGAAGGCTCATGAGGTCGGGGGAGCGCCTCGGCGATTTGACGATCGAGGTGCGACGGCTCGGGCGCCTCGACGTGGGGGACGGGAAGCTCGTCGCGTGCGATCCGCTCGGCCCGCCTCGACGCGCGTTCGTCGCGGCCGTCCCGCGAGGCGTGTTCCCCGTCGAGGCCGCGATCGTCGGCTTTCCGATCACGCGTTCGCGCACGAAGTGGAAGGAGGACCTCCGCTGCGCCGCGGCGTGGGTGCGCTTCGCGCGGAGGAAGATCGAGCGCTTCGTGCCTGCGAAGCTAGGACGAGGGTCCACGTCGAGCTTCGGGGTGGACGCGGGCACGGCGGCGTTCGTGGGTGGTCGGGGCGCGGCTCGTGCCGACGTCGCGGAGGTCGACGCGCTCACGGCGCAGCTCCTCACGAAGGGGAGGCCTCCGTCGTTCGCGTGGGCCACGCTCCCCGAGGGCACCGGGCCGAAGGGCACGATCGCCTTCTCGAGCGGCTTCGGGGATGGGGCGTACCCGTGCCACTTCGGGCTCGACGCGCAGGGCAAGGTGGTGTGCGCCTTCGTCGACTTCGGCATCGTCGACGACGCGCGTTGGGTGGCCCCTTCGCCGGTCCGGGCTCGACGGCGCACCCCCCCCTCCGCCACGCGCCGGGCCACGTGATCCGCCACCGAACGTAGCCTACTGCGAGCTCCGTCCCGACGCGCAGCTCGCACGGCACGTCGCCACGTTGGGGTCGTTCGTCCCGCACCAGGCTCGTCGCACCTGGTCGTCGCGAACACCGCGGGCCGACTTCCTCGTGGAGGCGGAGACGGGCCGCCGGTCGGTCACCGGCGGGCCCCGGAGTCCCTTCAGCGGGGGTTTGCACCCTGCCGGGTGAGCCCTGCGGCCTGCCAGATGACCTCTGTAGGCTGCCAGGACGGAGTTGCACCCTGCCAGGAGCCCGCTGCGGGTTGCCAGGACGGACCTGCACCCTGCCAGGAACCCGCTGCGGGTTGCCAGGACAGACCTGCACCCTGCCAGGAGCCCGTTGCGGGTTGACAGGACAGACTTGCACCCTGCCAGGAGCCCGCTGCGGGTTGCCAGGTGACGCCTGCGGGTTGCCAGGTGACGCCTGCGGGTTGCCAGGTGACGCCTGCGGGTTGCCAGATTTCCCCTGCGGCCTGCCAGATGACCTCGGCCCAGAGACTGCGTGGGGGACCTACGCCGACCTACATCGCCAGCGACGCGCCAGAATGCCAGCGAGCAGGGTCATGGCGAACGGGAGGGCGAGCTTGGGACCGGCCGCGCTCGTGCACCCCGTGCTCTCTTCGCGTAGCTCGGCGCCCTCGGGGGGCGAAGGCGAGGCGTCGAGAGGGGCCGCGGCGTCGGCGGCACGTGCGCGGCGGTACGCGGCATACTTCTCGGAGACCGCGCGGAGCGGCTCGTCGGTCTCGCCCCCTTCGACGGCGACGTGAAGGTCGTCGCGAGGATCGGCCGCGAGCACGTCGAGGGTCGCGGCCTCGGCCGAGCGCCCTCGCGCCGTGCAGCGCGCGTCCCCGAGGACCGGTGCGTGCTTCGAGGGCGCGACGAGCGCCGCGACGAGGCGGTCGAGCGCAGCCCCGTCGGCCGTGACGAACGCGGAGCGCATCGCCTCGAGCGTCGCTTCGCCCGCGAGCACGTTGCCCTGAAACGTCACGACGACACCCTCCTCGACGTGCGTGCGGTGGCCTGCGAAGTCGAGGGTGCGCGCGCCTGTGTGGGCCGCGGACTCTCCGGCGAGGCTGACGAGCGCGTACTGGCGGAGCTCGGCGTCCGCGTCGAACTTCGGGTCGAGGAGCCTCGGCAGGATCACGGCGGGGGCTTCCCCGAGCGTCATCCCACGCGCGGCCTCGTCGTGCGCGGGCGCGTACAAATACGACTGCGTGACGAACGCGCCCTTCCCTCGCGCGAGGCCCGCGACTTTCTGCACGACGTCGAGCGGCACACACGACGCCACGCCGACCGCGACGACCCCCGTCGTGCGATCGGCGAGGGTGACGGAGTACGTGGCGTGTGCGTGTTTTGACGCGGCCGAGAGCAGCGTGAGCACGACGACCGAGCCGCCTACCGTGCGCGCGAGCGCTCGCCGCCCTCGGGCCATCATCCGTGGCAGTGTGGCCTACTTTCGGGCCTCTGCGTACGGGTAGAGGCGGCCGTCGATCCAGAAGCCGCATGCGCCCGCCGAGACGTGACCGTAGGCGGCGTGACCGTCGCCGCTCGCGAGGATGGCCCCCGTAGCCGAGACGTGTTTGGCGCTCGCGATCTCGCCGGAGTACACCGAGAAGACGTCGAAGGTCCCGTCGGGGCGCTCGTGCACGGCGCGGATGTCCTCGTAGGCCTCCCACGTGAACGGCACGGGGGTGAGCGTCGCGCGGTCGAGCACGATGGGCGCGAGGTCGTCGTACGGCGCGTCGAAGAAGATCCGGTTCGCGGTGATCGCGGCGATGGGGCGCCCGTTCGACGGGTCGGCGACCGCGACGAGCGGCGAGGCGAGGTCGGTGTACGCGCGCCGCTCGAGCATGACGAGCCCCGGCTCGATTTGGTGCGACACGAGCACCTCGCCCGCCTTCGCGTCGAGCAGCTCGCACCCGGCGCAGAGCGGCACGGCGCCCTTCTCCCACCCGTCGCCGGCCGTCACGGGCGCACGGAAAGACAGCTTTCCGTACCCGAAGACCACGGTCATGCCATCGGGCGACATGCCCTCGCGGAACGTCGCGCGCTCGAGGCTCGTGTTGCGCACGCCGAACGAGCCGAGCCGGGTCATGCCTCGGTAGGCCACCACCGTACGCTTCTCCGAGTCGGTCACTTGGTCGGTCGTGGC
The DNA window shown above is from Myxococcales bacterium and carries:
- a CDS encoding DUF4241 domain-containing protein is translated as MSDDAADFVQMSHPRSHRLFKVERRGRSIVIGYEPHQEVVQCVSVAAAREELAQRVRVQVRRGFVDVRAKYTAPEPPPPPPRDLRRLMRSGERLGDLTIEVRRLGRLDVGDGKLVACDPLGPPRRAFVAAVPRGVFPVEAAIVGFPITRSRTKWKEDLRCAAAWVRFARRKIERFVPAKLGRGSTSSFGVDAGTAAFVGGRGAARADVAEVDALTAQLLTKGRPPSFAWATLPEGTGPKGTIAFSSGFGDGAYPCHFGLDAQGKVVCAFVDFGIVDDARWVAPSPVRARRRTPPSATRRAT
- a CDS encoding SRPBCC family protein, with the protein product MTSFVRRALVVSSLLVAAAFVPGSATADAPLPPIGQPQVMVYSVPNSTTPKIVVRAHLPEPPRKVWAIVSDCSKYASRMPRVAKSRLVSKVGNKHTCEVTLSLPFPLSNLTAVTEAVHQESERKMSRRWKLVSGDYSVNDGSWEVEAADPEGKTSLVTYSVHAEPNTAVPDFLRAQAQKKALPELIARVGAEAAKLP
- a CDS encoding protein kinase, with the protein product MAELRPGATVGRFRLEREVARGGMGAVWAARDPEANGRLVALKTVIATKSSEKLSQLFVEEARIARAVRHPNLVELYEAGEERGVPYLAMEWVEGLTLRALAMRPEELPLSVILRICMEACDGLHAVHEARTDDGAPLDVVHRDVSPHNLLVSIEGRVKVIDFGIAKAKGRIATETTDGVLRGKVRYMSPEHARGSRLDRRADVWSLGVTLLEVTTGTTPFAGEHDVATLVQLLSAEPTIPDHPRLPPCVKAIVERALRRLPDERYPTAREMGTAIETAIATLGEKITRRGVARVVRLRLGTTKTEALPAPSFYGEDEEDVAPTALLKSPLRAPSPEALRRSEENTREATPPAHVLPSPARGFAPPASSGRSNGRFDEPRVGPLPGSENEELTDEELTNVRSIDVVVPASAPPTDARPRGAVASNAHAPTPTPAAPSRPKTVPLPPPAPSVPPPPPPPPSLAPAESPAAAAPPPARVTKPRHDAPTFKISRPGRTRRITPFVVVALALSLGIGAASYVASGSKSSATPPIASAAAPSATPAESESEAIAIVAPEPPPTASAAPDASASAHTAKTPVGHPNPKKKKK
- a CDS encoding cytochrome ubiquinol oxidase subunit I, producing the protein MLGLARAQFALTIMFHYLFPPLSIGLGALMVVMEGLYLRTKDPTWSKLVRFWSRIFAVNFAVGVASGIVMEMQFGTNWATYSRFVGDVFGSALAAEGIFAFFLESGFLAVLVFGWDRVSPRMHFFATCMVFTGSVFSSVWIVIANSWQQTPAGHHIVGEGAARRAEIVDFWAMVHNPSAMPRLAHVLLGAFILGGFFVASVSAYHVLRGIEAEASKRALTLALAFAFASNVAMGLSGHEQANVVAEHQPAKLAAFEGHFRTSNEGVPLYLFGVPDVDAGRVRYGVGIPGMLSVLVKGDPNAPLPALDSVPPEDRPPVPVPFTAYHVMITLAGAMTGLSALALFFRARGTLFEKRWLLRALVPAVVMPYVANQAGWVAAEVGRQPWVVYGLLRTKDAASKVVHTEQIAISIAVFSVLYLALFAVWLVVLTDKILHGPGYAPKPEDDPDAGGEGLLAAAAALADPASPESLTAPAERASKEAT
- a CDS encoding DUF1028 domain-containing protein, coding for MMARGRRALARTVGGSVVVLTLLSAASKHAHATYSVTLADRTTGVVAVGVASCVPLDVVQKVAGLARGKGAFVTQSYLYAPAHDEAARGMTLGEAPAVILPRLLDPKFDADAELRQYALVSLAGESAAHTGARTLDFAGHRTHVEEGVVVTFQGNVLAGEATLEAMRSAFVTADGAALDRLVAALVAPSKHAPVLGDARCTARGRSAEAATLDVLAADPRDDLHVAVEGGETDEPLRAVSEKYAAYRRARAADAAAPLDASPSPPEGAELREESTGCTSAAGPKLALPFAMTLLAGILARRWRCRSA
- a CDS encoding general secretion pathway protein GspC: MLASHAVRRRFGGLWLGPLAALAFVSAKTVTAFAGALFLTPDAARLAEAPSGAAPLPSAPAAPHTTAAAAILARNPFDHETGPLDAQDPADGEPVALDLDPMHAPRCEGVTVRVITASSEPDWSLTVLSSSETPRNRLLRRGGAIGRKTVHFVGWDRVWLREGAALCQVGLHDGGGEAPKPPATSSAPAPGAAGIDPVLRKGIVRVSATEHAIDRGVVEKILENPAELLRARVVPEQEGGRVVGLRLFGVRPDSLLALLGVENGDRLGAINGFELTTPEKIFEAYARLRTADKLTLSVNRRGQPMTLDYAIR
- the cydB gene encoding cytochrome d ubiquinol oxidase subunit II; translated protein: MLGILLTGYAVLDGFDLGVGVLHLFARGDRERRVLLNSIGPLWDGNEVWLVTFGGALFAAFPRAYATALSGFYLPVMALLASLIGRAISIEFRSKRKGRAWRTYWDVSFFLSSTLAVFVMGVMAGHVVRGVPLDEEGEYAGVLADLLTPYPLLVGLLAVAASAMHGAVYLALKTEGELLERVRGWAWRAFFVFLALYVTVTVATLVTIPHVLVNFRAYPVAWVIVGLNVLAVANVPRALHHGKPGWAFVSTGALVAALAFLLAMAIFPNLVFDPWHPERSLTVAKAASSDDTLRLMRVIAFMGLPFIATYTFIVYWVFRGKTKLDTFSY